One genomic region from Anopheles bellator chromosome 2, idAnoBellAS_SP24_06.2, whole genome shotgun sequence encodes:
- the LOC131209552 gene encoding uncharacterized protein LOC131209552 isoform X2, with the protein MFQRRWQFAVITLLLGLAATSKSAVAQQQEEQIAQEVADLAHGDPVPEKDPLLDDYVICPPDETSAERILSDGLPKEGQATGGGKFADFAPPNETPDGQRLRLPGMRPGPREEALLGEKPPVIDEQQDVELQDMTENIPVGDGSSIGESREGSGDEEEPTRADQSIRPPLQIPLRPETSSEPTDNANGDAKGGLKQLNATILYGLAEGETREQGVQKYLDQHPEEVILESPGYPQPYPNEVNNMRNFSVDGSRGVQITIHDLDLNPTTDFLYIRPGNVDDVNEKGPVLTGTYQEPIRFLISHTTFFTIHFVAQQKPEVEQKHRGFRLSYAPYGELNSPTTPTTTEVIVPQEELQWTIKELVITADLMELQSTWTSIKEAISNASNQYINSHNLSYMPSRSFDVKLLARKCPDTWRNFENCVRLEFAVPLRPIFYELGDDDEGLDFGFGNKFLQKGFISISTTEATEPAYELNVERLEEMWTEFGQMEVQRTGIEVYIMPENGRILITWIAISLAIVGTFMFILYTIWKIDIFQDYRRVSRNSHGFSADDDKNELKKKEFDISMFPSPHQVVPTFFPTGDPYNPAEAEAQYAYDNNTMSPWSEDFNDPRYPETSFNTGDPQDNQRSTVTRPYEPISPADFTPSPIQMDFTGPRKPAGIPPPPPPPGTRQ; encoded by the exons ATGTTTCAACGACGATGGCAGTTTGCTGTGATCACACTATTGTTAGGGCTGGCGG CAACCAGCAAATCTGCGGTGGCACAACAGCAAGAAGAACAAATCGCTCAGGAAGTGGCTGACCTGGCACACGGGGATCCAGTACCTGAAAAGGATCCACTGCTCGATGACTATGTGATCTGTCCGCCTGATGAAACGTCCGCTGAGAGAATACTGAGTGATGGGTTACCAAAAGAAGGACAAGCTACTGGTGGCGGTAAATTTGCCGATTTCGCACCCCCAAATGAGACTCCCGATGGTCAGCGTCTCCGGTTACCCGGTATGCGTCCCGGTCCGCGAGAAGAGGCTCTACTTGGCGAGAAACCACCCGTCATCGATGAGCAGCAGGATGTGGAGCTTCAAGATATGACGGAGAACATTCCGGTAGGAGATGGTTCGTCCATTGGCGAATCCAGGGAGGGATCCGGAGATGAAGAAGAACCGACAAGGGCTGATCAGTCCATCCGCCCACCCCTTCAAATACCGTTGCGACCGGAGACAAGCAGTGAGCCAACTGACAACGCGAACGGAGATGCAAAAGGCGGGCTGAAGCAGCTTAACGCTACGATCCTATACGGGCTGGCCGAAGGTGAAACGCGAGAACAGGGTGTGCAGAAATATTTGGACCAACATCCGGAAGAAGTTATCCTGGAGTCTCCGGGGTATCCCCAGCCGTACCCCAACGAGGTGAACAATATGCGCAA TTTCTCCGTTGACGGTAGCCGCGGGGTGCAAATCACGATTCATGACTTGGACCTCAACCCCACCACCGACTTCCTGTACATTCGGCCGGGCAATGTGGATGACGTGAATGAAAAGGGACCCGTGCTGACGGGAACCTACCAGGAACCGATACGGTTCCTAATCAGCCACACGACCTTCTTCACGATCCACTTCGTGGCACAgcagaaaccggaagtggagcaGAAACATCGCGGATTTCGGCTTTCGTACGCCCCGTACGGTGAGCTGAATTCACCGACAACCCCCACAACGACGGAGGTGATCGTACCGCAAGAGGAGCTGCAGTGGACGATCAAGGAGCTGGTCATCACGGCCGACCTGATGGAACTGCAAAGCACCTGGACGTCGATCAAGGAAGCAATATCGAACGCGAGCAACCAGTACATCAACAGTCACAACCTTAGCTACATGCCTAGTCG atcgTTTGATGTGAAGCTGCTAGCCCGCAAGTGTCCCGATACATGGCGTAACTTTGAGAACTGCGTCCGACTAGAGtttgccgttccgttgcgACCCATATTTTATGAGCtgggggacgacgacgagggacTCGACTTCGGGTTCGGTAATAAATTCCTGCAGAAGGGATTCATATCGATCTCGACGACTGAAGCTACCGAGCCCGCGTACGAACTGAATGTCGAACGGTTGGAGGAGATGTGGACCGAATTCGGACAGATGGAGGTTCAGCGGACCGGCATCGAGGTGTACATTATGCCGGAGAACGGTCGCATTCTGATCACCTGGATCGCCATCAGCCTCGCGATCGTGGGGACGTTCATGTTTATTCTGTACACAATTTGGAAGATTGACATTTTCCAGGACTACCGAAG AGTTTCTCGCAACAGTCACGGCTTCTCGGCGGATGACGACAAGAACGAACTCAAGAAGAAAGAGTTCGATATTTCGATGTTCCCGTCACCACACCAGGTTGTGCCGACGTTCTTTCCAACAGGCGATCCCTACAATcctgccgaggccgaggcaCAGTACG CTTACGATAATAACACCATGAGCCCTTGGTCGGAAGATTTCAACGATCCAAGGTATCCCGAAACGTCGTTCAACACTGGAGATCCGCAGGACAATCAGCGGAGCACGGTGACTCGTCCGTACGAACCGATTTCTCCGGCGGACTTTACTCCATCGCCCATTCAGATGGATTTTACTG GACCTCGGAAGCCGGCCGGTatcccgccaccaccgccaccgcccggtacGCGGCAATAA
- the LOC131209552 gene encoding uncharacterized protein LOC131209552 isoform X1, producing MFQRRWQFAVITLLLGLAATSKSAVAQQQEEQIAQEVADLAHGDPVPEKDPLLDDYVICPPDETSAERILSDGLPKEGQATGGGKFADFAPPNETPDGQRLRLPGMRPGPREEALLGEKPPVIDEQQDVELQDMTENIPVGDGSSIGESREGSGDEEEPTRADQSIRPPLQIPLRPETSSEPTDNANGDAKGGLKQLNATILYGLAEGETREQGVQKYLDQHPEEVILESPGYPQPYPNEVNNMRNFSVDGSRGVQITIHDLDLNPTTDFLYIRPGNVDDVNEKGPVLTGTYQEPIRFLISHTTFFTIHFVAQQKPEVEQKHRGFRLSYAPYGELNSPTTPTTTEVIVPQEELQWTIKELVITADLMELQSTWTSIKEAISNASNQYINSHNLSYMPSRSFDVKLLARKCPDTWRNFENCVRLEFAVPLRPIFYELGDDDEGLDFGFGNKFLQKGFISISTTEATEPAYELNVERLEEMWTEFGQMEVQRTGIEVYIMPENGRILITWIAISLAIVGTFMFILYTIWKIDIFQDYRRVSRNSHGFSADDDKNELKKKEFDISMFPSPHQVVPTFFPTGDPYNPAEAEAQYAYDNNTMSPWSEDFNDPRYPETSFNTGDPQDNQRSTVTRPYEPISPADFTPSPIQMDFTESPRPERPSAGNRNNPFLSPPEGPRKPAGIPPPPPPPGTRQ from the exons ATGTTTCAACGACGATGGCAGTTTGCTGTGATCACACTATTGTTAGGGCTGGCGG CAACCAGCAAATCTGCGGTGGCACAACAGCAAGAAGAACAAATCGCTCAGGAAGTGGCTGACCTGGCACACGGGGATCCAGTACCTGAAAAGGATCCACTGCTCGATGACTATGTGATCTGTCCGCCTGATGAAACGTCCGCTGAGAGAATACTGAGTGATGGGTTACCAAAAGAAGGACAAGCTACTGGTGGCGGTAAATTTGCCGATTTCGCACCCCCAAATGAGACTCCCGATGGTCAGCGTCTCCGGTTACCCGGTATGCGTCCCGGTCCGCGAGAAGAGGCTCTACTTGGCGAGAAACCACCCGTCATCGATGAGCAGCAGGATGTGGAGCTTCAAGATATGACGGAGAACATTCCGGTAGGAGATGGTTCGTCCATTGGCGAATCCAGGGAGGGATCCGGAGATGAAGAAGAACCGACAAGGGCTGATCAGTCCATCCGCCCACCCCTTCAAATACCGTTGCGACCGGAGACAAGCAGTGAGCCAACTGACAACGCGAACGGAGATGCAAAAGGCGGGCTGAAGCAGCTTAACGCTACGATCCTATACGGGCTGGCCGAAGGTGAAACGCGAGAACAGGGTGTGCAGAAATATTTGGACCAACATCCGGAAGAAGTTATCCTGGAGTCTCCGGGGTATCCCCAGCCGTACCCCAACGAGGTGAACAATATGCGCAA TTTCTCCGTTGACGGTAGCCGCGGGGTGCAAATCACGATTCATGACTTGGACCTCAACCCCACCACCGACTTCCTGTACATTCGGCCGGGCAATGTGGATGACGTGAATGAAAAGGGACCCGTGCTGACGGGAACCTACCAGGAACCGATACGGTTCCTAATCAGCCACACGACCTTCTTCACGATCCACTTCGTGGCACAgcagaaaccggaagtggagcaGAAACATCGCGGATTTCGGCTTTCGTACGCCCCGTACGGTGAGCTGAATTCACCGACAACCCCCACAACGACGGAGGTGATCGTACCGCAAGAGGAGCTGCAGTGGACGATCAAGGAGCTGGTCATCACGGCCGACCTGATGGAACTGCAAAGCACCTGGACGTCGATCAAGGAAGCAATATCGAACGCGAGCAACCAGTACATCAACAGTCACAACCTTAGCTACATGCCTAGTCG atcgTTTGATGTGAAGCTGCTAGCCCGCAAGTGTCCCGATACATGGCGTAACTTTGAGAACTGCGTCCGACTAGAGtttgccgttccgttgcgACCCATATTTTATGAGCtgggggacgacgacgagggacTCGACTTCGGGTTCGGTAATAAATTCCTGCAGAAGGGATTCATATCGATCTCGACGACTGAAGCTACCGAGCCCGCGTACGAACTGAATGTCGAACGGTTGGAGGAGATGTGGACCGAATTCGGACAGATGGAGGTTCAGCGGACCGGCATCGAGGTGTACATTATGCCGGAGAACGGTCGCATTCTGATCACCTGGATCGCCATCAGCCTCGCGATCGTGGGGACGTTCATGTTTATTCTGTACACAATTTGGAAGATTGACATTTTCCAGGACTACCGAAG AGTTTCTCGCAACAGTCACGGCTTCTCGGCGGATGACGACAAGAACGAACTCAAGAAGAAAGAGTTCGATATTTCGATGTTCCCGTCACCACACCAGGTTGTGCCGACGTTCTTTCCAACAGGCGATCCCTACAATcctgccgaggccgaggcaCAGTACG CTTACGATAATAACACCATGAGCCCTTGGTCGGAAGATTTCAACGATCCAAGGTATCCCGAAACGTCGTTCAACACTGGAGATCCGCAGGACAATCAGCGGAGCACGGTGACTCGTCCGTACGAACCGATTTCTCCGGCGGACTTTACTCCATCGCCCATTCAGATGGATTTTACTG AATCGCCCCGACCGGAGCGTCCCTCAGCAGGGAACCGAAAtaatccatttttatcacctCCCGAAGGACCTCGGAAGCCGGCCGGTatcccgccaccaccgccaccgcccggtacGCGGCAATAA